Proteins encoded in a region of the Petroclostridium xylanilyticum genome:
- a CDS encoding nitroreductase family protein: MDALKVLKERRSVRKYLSKPVPKEIIEDIIDCGRLAATARNIQPWHFVVITDEERKKHIADITDNGKFIAQAPVCVAVLCEDTKYILEDGSAATQNILLAAKAHGLGSCWIAGHKKPYAAEIEQYLNAPESCKLISLIAIGYAEQESNAAKKDLSAVLHWEQF; encoded by the coding sequence GTGGACGCATTAAAAGTTTTAAAAGAAAGGCGAAGCGTTCGAAAATATTTATCAAAGCCGGTGCCCAAAGAGATTATTGAAGATATTATTGACTGCGGACGTCTGGCAGCAACGGCGAGAAATATTCAACCATGGCATTTTGTAGTAATTACCGATGAAGAAAGAAAAAAACACATCGCAGACATCACAGATAACGGGAAATTTATTGCGCAGGCGCCGGTATGTGTAGCAGTACTTTGTGAAGATACAAAATACATATTGGAGGATGGATCTGCTGCAACCCAGAATATTTTGCTTGCTGCCAAAGCACACGGCTTGGGTTCCTGTTGGATAGCAGGCCATAAAAAGCCCTATGCAGCAGAAATAGAGCAATATCTGAATGCACCGGAAAGTTGCAAGCTCATTTCTTTGATAGCAATAGGGTATGCCGAACAGGAAAGCAATGCAGCAAAAAAGGACCTGTCGGCAGTGCTGCATTGGGAACAATTTTAA